A genomic segment from Lates calcarifer isolate ASB-BC8 linkage group LG13, TLL_Latcal_v3, whole genome shotgun sequence encodes:
- the LOC108878188 gene encoding uncharacterized protein LOC108878188, with product MSVQFSGWEVVDDGASFPGVELGPSQTPQNRGIYAMYHGTSVASARLIIANGFKQSTGGMLGPGVYVSREMKKASNYPLKSNPSDRVVLNVRVRVGCVKRIDKDNHPMQKTWHSHGYDTAWVPPKCGMKSVPSGLEEDCVFDPKRVKVVGIAKAPNTNVEKELKQLLGKKSETCATVDVCSLCKRKTQKGSLHIKQQCWECGKNICILMSKHYCPSKP from the coding sequence ATGTCAGTGCAGTTCTCTGGCTGGGAGGTGGTCGACGATGGCGCTTCATTTCCTGGTGTGGAGCTGGGCCCATCACAGACACCTCAGAACCGGGGCATTTACGCTATGTACCACGGGACCAGTGTTGCCAGTGCACGGCTCATCATTGCCAATGGTTTTAAACAGTCAACAGGTGGCATGCTGGGACCAGGCGTGTATGTCAGTCGTGAAATGAAAAAGGCATCTAATTATCCATTGAAAAGTAACCCTTCAGACCGTGTGGTCCTTAACGTACGTGTGCGTGTTGGCTGTGTCAAGCGGATTGACAAGGACAACCATCCTATGCAAAAAACCTGGCACTCACATGGCTATGACACAGCCTGGGTGCCCCCCAAGTGTGGCATGAAATCTGTGCCCAGCGGCCTAGAGGAAGACTGTGTTTTTGACCCCAAAAGAGTGAAGGTGGTGGGCATAGCAAAGGCACCAAACACCAACGTAGAGAAGGAGCTAAAGCAGCTTCTAGGAAAAAAGTCCGAAACTTGTGCTACTGTGGACGTCTGCTCGCTGTGTAAGAGGAAGACGCAGAAGGGTTCTCTACACATCAAGCAGCAGTGCTGGGAGTGTGGGAAAAACATCTGCATTCTCATGTCCAAGCATTACTGTCCATCTAAACCCTGA
- the LOC108878189 gene encoding uncharacterized protein LOC108878189 — MSVQFSGWEVVDDGASFPGVELGPSQTPQNRGVYAMYHGTSVASARLIIANGFKPSTGGMLGPGVYVSRDTKKASNYPLFCNPSDRVVLNVRVRVGRVKRIDKDNHPMQLTWHSHGYDTAWVPPKCGMQSVPSGLEEDCVFDPKRVKVVGIAKAPNTNVEKELKQLLGKKSKGGRGGGGTVDVCSLCKRKTQKGSLHIKQQCWECGKNICILMSKHYCPSKP; from the coding sequence ATGTCAGTGCAGTTCTCTGGCTGGGAGGTGGTCGACGATGGTGCTTCATTTCCCGGTGTGGAGCTGGGCCCATCACAGACACCTCAGAACAGGGGCGTTTACGCTATGTACCATGGAACCAGTGTTGCCAGTGCACGGCTCATCATTGCCAATGGTTTTAAACCATCAACAGGTGGCATGCTGGGACCAGGCGTGTATGTCAGTCGTGACACAAAAAAGGCATCTAATTATCCATTGTTTTGTAACCCTTCAGACCGTGTGGTCCTTAATGTACGTGTGCGTGTTGGCCGTGTCAAGCGGATTGACAAGGACAACCATCCTATGCAATTAACCTGGCACTCACATGGCTATGACACAGCCTGGGTGCCCCCCAAGTGTGGCATGCAATCTGTGCCCAGCGGCCTAGAGGAAGACTGTGTTTTTGACCCCAAAAGAGTGAAGGTGGTGGGCATAGCAAAGGCACCAAACACCAACGTAGAGAAGGAGCTAAAGCAGCTTCTAGGAAAAAAGTCcaaaggaggaagaggtggtggtggtacTGTGGACGTCTGCTCGCTGTGTAAGAGGAAGACGCAGAAGGGTTCTCTACACATCAAGCAGCAGTGCTGGGAGTGTGGGAAAAACATCTGCATTCTCATGTCCAAGCATTACTGTCCATCTAAACCCTGA
- the LOC127143199 gene encoding uncharacterized protein LOC127143199, giving the protein MSLQFFGWEVTYDDASPHMELGASQEPKDRGVYTMYHGTSVANAQLIIANGFKQSSGGMLGPGVYVSRDRKKAERYPLNSSLSDRVVLELRVRVGRVKRIDKDNHPMQYTWNTQGYDTAWVPPNCGMKAVPSGLEEDCVFDPKRVKVVGIAKAAPNVLADLQQRVTNSLTNQSGGDGGAVDVCSLCKRKTLQGSPHIQQPCWGCGQNICTLMTKHVCRVSA; this is encoded by the coding sequence ATGTCGCTGCAGTTCTTTGGCTGGGAAGTGACCTATGATGATGCCTCTCCCCATATGGAGCTTGGGGCCTCTCAGGAGCCCAAAGACCGGGGTGTCTACACCATGTACCATGGTACCAGCGTTGCCAATGCACAGCTCATCATTGCCAATGGCTTTAAGCAGTCCTCAGGTGGCATGCTGGGACCGGGCGTGTATGTCAGTCGTGATAGGAAAAAGGCTGAACGTTATCCATTGAACAGTAGCCTTTCAGACCGCGTGGTCCTTGAGTTACGTGTGCGTGTTGGACGTGTCAAGCGGATTGACAAGGACAATCATCCTATGCAGTACACCTGGAACACGCAGGGCTACGACACTGCCTGGGTGCCCCCCAATTGTGGCATGAAAGCTGTGCCCAGCGGCCTAGAGGAGGATTGTGTATTTGACCCCAAAAGAGTGAAGGTGGTGGGAATTGCAAAAGCAGCGCCCAATGTACTCGCAGATCTTCAACAGCGCGTAACCAACAGTCTAACAAACCAGAGCGGAGGAGATGGTGgtgctgtggatgtgtgttCCCTGTGCAAGAGAAAAACCTTGCAGGGTTCCCCACATATTCAGCAACCCTGCTGGGGCTGCGGGCAAAACATCTGCACTCTCATGACCAAGCATGTCTGTCGAGTTAGCGCCTGA
- the skic3 gene encoding tetratricopeptide repeat protein 37, with translation MSGKEVKSALKSAKEAIKNKEFKEALKQCKAVLKLDKKNYNAWVFIGLAASELEQPDQSQSAYKKAVELEPEQLLAWQGLANLYEKTDQWDFKVELPNVYQKLVELYASSDKKKCYEVIKKLTEIYQSDKEYLKLAKVWQQLIQLKKEEAVDKKELLELWQQLTQLLSDCLNEEEQDNEIQQHLISAFENAMVLMDPVPGEKHMKMSTDYVRCLSKLPQEEAKMKEACESMLSHYPSQSYPLEVLGSHYLKTGILNEDTVSCFSRLLDLAPNCGLGHLGLGTKALQEGRYKDAIKDLAQGLKKTSCNTGWYSLAEAQFKMHRYSDSATSCSQGLMICGSGDRELRVKLLRLKLETLVRSGGEKAADQALETFSQIPDAEKDPVLVALKGRAYLNKGQIDQALKVSSELVASNPNLAQGLALKGLVHLAEGQQQLAEQSLLKAATKNPNCGEYYFLLGQLYWGMGEETRKDRSKAHTHLLKAAKLDPHLGSAFRYLGHYYREIANDRGRARGCYKKAFELDNEDAESGAASVDLSMEQEDMETALATLESVIEKATPGSAKWAWMRRGLYYLKVGEHQQATADLQAALRADPEDWVCWECLGEAYLNRRSFTAALKAFGKAHQLQPSSIYSVYQAAAIKQTLGKFKEAVAEYLQITAQQDYVPALKGLGECQLSLAKSLMEDCRDGGAIDLIQQAIQNLFKAVELRPDLSCLWKLLGDACTAVSTVSPNRAQVLVPAPLAGLDPNSQSHMLNQAQTLKVGERCYAHALKLMSEAPSLWYDLGLNYYRQASLPSPTEGDQNSQSLVLEKAQQCLKKAIMMDSGNHSYWNALGVISMNKGLENYALAQHCFIKSIQVEPNNVVAWTNLGTLYLKKDNIELAHEAFKIAQSLEPLYVNCWIGQALIAERVGSYDTMDLFRHTTELSTHMEGVKGYAYWVCSTLLDKSNRDTELYRYNIVQMNAISAAQVALSKYTERIQSDPEAFIMLGYLNEHLQLKRQALQAYQRAVELLQSTSSTEELAFAVGSYGRALCTSGQWEEAVHAYKSTPLQELSDLAGVALAYCRAGLIPESISAYERALAVASSEKEKAYILTALALLQHRQGNLDSAKTLLFKCSMLKEPISESLLCLCALGLVHGDATLAAAALTELLKQGSASGSVVEQRCLLTCTLLALQGNYSAVQREASRAVHSNPGNPSLWALLSRVVPQYYPRKANGGAMAGHVACLSSMTQGKRALLYSGVNQLASGRHSGEDRHRNALKTLQRAVLLCPDDPAAWAGLMAACHTENTSCYLSGSAPCRQGMEKILMSVVSEKVRSVEEIERPLAQTLEGWVLQQAVTGLVMGGQLEEAEALCSQVLNVSPEHPAVMLALRQVQCQRLLVANGGTVLPDSVMEQLNNTVMMNPTNLGAWHWLAEVYRSQGLLVQAVMAYRQSLQLASQLGLHSSQVTSLLRLALLALGPCMADVPGNDWKDLVLEATTEVLKLGSFPMALLFQALLQYVTKMAARETRRLLERLVYVSSQDFPVTVVQVASWYLLRHLHAKNDDELINVLLERAKMNRDQRLLKFHSLLASSSS, from the exons ATGTCTGGTAAAGAAGTGAAATCAGCTCTGAAAAGTGCCAAAGAGGCCATCAAGAATAAAGAGTTCAAAGAAGCTCTGAAACAATGCAAG GCTGTTTTGAAACTTGACAAGAAGAATTACAATGCATGGGTATTCATCGGCTTGGCAGCCAGTGAACTTGAACAACCAGACCAGTCTCAGTCAGCCTATAAAAAGGCAGTGGAGCTGGAGCCTGAGCAGCTCTTAGCATGGCAG GGCTTAGCCAATCTTTATGAGAAGACAGACCAGTGGGATTTTAAAGTTGAGCTGCCTAATGTTTATCAGAAGCTTGTTGAGCTGTATGCCAG ctcagacaaaaagaaatgttatgAGGTGATCAAAAAGCTCACAGAAATCTATCAGTCTGACAAAGAATATTTAAAG TTGGCAAAGGTTTGGCAGCAGCTCATTCAGCTGAAGAAGGAAGAAGCTGTGGACAAGAAAGAGTTACTAGAGCTATGGCAACAGCTGACACAGCTCCTCTCAGACTGCCTTAATGAGGAAGAGCAGGACAATGAAATTCAACAACAT TTAATCTCAGCATTTGAGAATGCCATGGTTCTCATGGACCCCGTCCCaggagagaaacacatgaaGATGTCAACGGACTATGTTAGATGTCTCTCTAAA CTGCCACAAGAAGAAGCTAAAATGAAGGAGGCATGTGAGTCCATGCTGTCCCACTACCCCAGCCAAAGTTATCCTCTTGAGGTCCTTGGTTCTCATTACCTTAAAACAG GTATCCTGAATGAGGATACAGTCAGCTGCTTCTCTCGGCTCCTCGATCTGGCCCCTAATTGTGGGTTAGGTCACTTAGGTCTGGGCACCAAAGCGCTTCAGGAAGGAAGATATAAAGATGCCATTAAGGACCTTGCACAAG GGTTGAAGAAAACGAGCTGCAACACAGGATGGTACAGTCTGGCTGAAGCTCAGTTTAAAATGCACAGATACTCAGACAGTGCTACGTCATGCTCCCAAG GTCTGATGATATGTGGTTCTGGAGACAGGGAGCTGAGGGTCAAACTGCTCAGATTGAAGTTAGAGACTTTAGTcagaagtggaggagagaaggcTGCAGACCAGGCTTTGGAGACATTTTCACAG attCCAGATGCTGAAAAGGACCCAGTTCTAGTAGCCCTTAAAGGACGTGCATACCTTAACAAAGGACAAATTGATCAAGCACTTAAG GTGTCATCAGAGCTAGTGGCCTCCAACCCAAACCTGGCCCAGGGGTTAGCACTTAAAGGACTGGTACACTTAGctgaaggccagcagcagctggcagagcagag TCTTCTAAAGGCAGCTACTAAGAACCCAAACTGTGGAGAGTATTATTTTTTGCTGGGACAACTCTACTGGGGCATGGGAGAAGAGACGCGTAAAGACCGGAGCAAAGCCCATACACACTTGCTGAAG GCTGCAAAGTTAGATCCACACCTTGGCAGTGCATTCCGCTACCTTGGCCATTATTACCGGGAGATTGCAAATGATCGTGGCCGTGCACGAGGCTGCTATAAGAAGGCCTTTGAATTGGACAACGAGGATGCTGAATCTGGAGCTGCCTCTGTGGATCTCAGTATGGAGCAGGAGGATATG GAAACTGCCTTAGCAACACTTGAGTCAGTGATTGAGAAAGCCACTCCAGGCTCAGCTAAGTGGGCCTGGATGAGACGAGGCCTGTATTACCTGAAGGTTGGAGAGCATCAACAGGCCACAGCTGA TCTGCAGGCAGCTCTTAGAGCAGACCCGGAGGACTGGGTTTGTTGGGAGTGTTTAGGTGAGGCCTACCTAAACCGCCGGAGCTTCACAGCAGCTCTGAAGGCCTTTGGTAAGGCTCATCAGCTTCAGCCCTCCTCCATCTACAGTGTTTACCAAGCTGCTGCAATCAAACAGACCCTGGGCAAGTTCAAAGAGGCGGTTGCAGAGTACTTGCAGATCACAGCACAGCAGGACTATGTTCCTGCTCTTAAAG GTCTTGGGGAGTGCCAGCTGTCTTTAGCAAAAAGTTTAATGGAAGACTGCAGAGATGGGGGAGCCATTGACCTCATTCAGCAAGCCATACAGAACCTCTTCAA AGCTGTGGAGCTTCGTCCAGACCTGTCCTGTTTGTGGAAGCTGCTGGGAGATGCATGTACCGCTGTCAGCACTGTGTCGCCAAACCGAGCACAGGTTCTTGTGCCTGCCCCGCTGGCTGGTTTAGACCCCAACTCACAGAGCCATATGCTTAACCAGGCCCAGACACTCAAAGTTGGTGAGAG gtgCTATGCTCATGCTTTAAAGCTGATGTCTGAGGCCCCCAGTCTTTGGTATGACCTAGGACTCAACTATTACCGCCAGGCTAGCCTACCCTCCCCTACAGAGGGAGACCAGAACTCCCAATCTCTGGTCCTAGAGAAGGCTCAGCAG TGTTTGAAAAAGGCCATCATGATGGACAGTGGGAACCACAGCTACTGGAATGCCCTGGGAGTGATTTCCATGAACAAAG GTCTTGAGAACTATGCTCTGGCTCAACATTGCTTCATCAAGTCCATACAAGTTGAGCCAAAT AATGTTGTTGCCTGGACAAACCTTGGTACCCTGTATTTGAAGAAGGACAATATAGAG CTTGCACACGAGGCCTTCAAGATTGCCCAGTCTTTGGAGCCGCTGTATGTCAACTGCTGGATTGGACAG GCACTGATAGCAGAGAGAGTGGGAAGCTATGACACCATGGATCTTTTCAGGCACACCACTGAACTCAGCACACAT ATGGAGGGAGTTAAAGGTTATGCATACTGGGTATGTTCCACCCTGCTGGATAAGAGCAACAGAGACACTGAACTGTACCGCTACAACATAGTCCAGATGAACGCCATCTCTGCTGCTCAGGTGGCACTCAGCAAGTACACAG AGAGGATCCAGTCTGACCCTGAAGCCTTCATTATGCTTGGCTACCTAAATGAGCATCTGCAGCTGAAGAGGCAGGCCTTACAGGCTTACCAAAG AGCTGTTGAACTGCTACAGTCCACGTCCTCAACAGAAGAACTAGCTTTTGCTGTGGGCAGCTATGGCCGTGCTTTGTG cACCTCAGGCCAGTGGGAGGAGGCAGTGCATGCTTATAAGTCCACTCCACTGCAGGAGCTCAGTGATCTGGCTGGGGTGGCTCTGGCCTACTGCAGGGCAGGACTCATCCCAGAGAGCATCAGTG CCTATGAACGTGCCTTGGCTGTGGCTTCCAGTGAGAAGGAGAAAGCTTACATCTTAACAGCTCTGGCCCTACTGCAGCACCGACAGGGCAATCTAGACTCAGCCAAGACTCTGCTGTTTAAATG CTCGATGTTAAAGGAGCCAATCTCAGAGTCTCTGTTGTGTCTATGTGCCCTGGGGTTGGTCCATGGTGATGCTACACTAGCTGCTGCTGCcctgactgagctgctgaagCAAGGTTCAGCCTCTGGGAGTGTTGTAGAGCAGCGATGTTTACTCACCTGCACCTTGCTGGCCCTGCAGGGCAACTACAGTGCCGTGCAAAGAGAGGCTTCCAGAGCTGTACACAG taatcCTGGAAACCCTTCTCTGTGGGCCCTGCTATCCAGAGTGGTACCACAATACTACCCACGGAAGGCAAAT GGTGGAGCAATGGCTGGTCATGTTGCCTGTCTTTCCAGTATGACCCAAGGAAAG agggcgctgttgtaCAGTGGAGTAAACCAGCTGGCTAGTGGAAGACACTCTGGAGAAGACAGGCATAGGAATGCACTGAAGACTTTGCAGAGAGCTGTGCTGCTCTGTCCcg ATGATCCAGCAGCGTGGGCGGGATTAATGGCTGCctgtcacacagaaaacacatccTGTTATCTTTCAGGTTCTGCTCCTTGCAGACAAGGAATGGAGAAAATCCTCATGTCAGTGGTTTCTGAGAAAG TGCGTAGTGTGGAGGAGATAGAGCGCCCTCTAGCCCAGACTCTAGAAGGCTGGGTACTACAACAGGCAGTGACTGGTCTCGTGATGGGGGggcagctggaggaggcagaAGCTCTGTGCTCACAG GTGCTGAATGTTTCCCCAGAACACCCAGCAGTGATGCTGGCACTGAGACAGGTGCAGTGTCAGCGCCTCCTTGTGGCCAATGGTGGTACTGTCCTCCCAGACTCTGTGATGGAGCAGCTGAACaacacagtgatgatgaatcCCACCAACCTTGGGGCTTGGCAT tGGCTGGCTGAGGTGTATCGTAGTCAGGGTCTGCTGGTCCAGGCAGTCATGGCTTACAGGCAGAGTCTGCAGCTTGCCTCACAGCTCGGCCTGCACAGCAGTCAGGTTACCAGCCTGCTCCGACTAGCCCTACTAGCTCTAGGACCCTGTATG GCAGATGTCCCAGGAAACGACTGGAAGGACCTTGTATTAGAGGCCACTACTGAGGTTTTGAAGCTGGGTTCATTCCCCATGGCCCTCCTCTTCCAGGCCCTGCTCCAGTATGTGACCAAGATGGCAGCGAG GGAAACAAGGCGTTTGTTGGAGAGGCTGGTGTACGTTTCCTCTCAGGACTTCCCAGTGACGGTGGTGCAGGTGGCCAGCTGGTACCTCCTCAGACACTTGCATGCCAAAAATGACGACGAGCTGATAAAT GTCCTTCTGGAACGAGCCAAAATGAATAGAGATCAGAGACTTCTGAAGTTTCATTCACTGCttgcctcttcttcatcctga
- the arsk gene encoding arylsulfatase K isoform X2 translates to MWSGQFVHLTQSWNNYKCLDANATTWMDYLEANGYLTKMMGKLDYTSGSHSVSNRVEAWTRDVQFLLHQEGRPVTQLVGNMSTVRIMRKDWENTDKATQWIQQTAASSHQPFALYLGLNLPHPYKTESLGPTAGGSTFLTSPYWLTKVSSELISVPKWLPMAAMHPVDYYSTYTKNCSGVFTEDEVRSIRAFYYAMCAEADAMLGQVISALRETGLLNNTVLIFTADHGELAMEHRQFYKMSMFEGSSHVPLMIMGPGLMSGQQVSQLVSLVDLYPTMLDIAGISAVGNLSGHSLLPLLSKYSAFSQKQRPDWVLSEYHGCNVNASTYMLRSGRWKYITYADGLSVPPQLFDLKLDKEELYNVVLKFPDVQMHLDKLLRSIVDYPKVSTTVHLYNKKAFGAWRDSLGGNYSQVIANLRWHVDWQKDVLANERAIDRWLYGSS, encoded by the exons ATGTGGAGTGGTCAGTTTGTTCATCTCACTCAGTCATGGAACAATTACAAGTGCCTAGATGCAAATGCAACCACATGGATGGATTATCTGGAGGCGAATGGATATCTCACCAAGATGATGGGCAAGCTGGACTACACCTCAGGGAGTCACTCGGTCAG TAATCGTGTGGAGGCCTGGACAAGAGATGTTCAGTTCCTCCTGCACCAAGAGGGCCGACCAGTTACGCAACTTGTCGGGAACATGTCAACAGTAAGAATCATGAGAAAAGACtgggaaaacacagacaaggcTACACAGTGGATCCAACAAACAGCCGCATCCTCACACCAGCCATTTGCTCTTTATCTTGGTCTCAATTTACCTCACCCCTACAAAACTGAATCCCTGGGGCCCACCGCAGGAGGATCCACCTTCCTTACCTCACCATACTGGCTCACAAAG GTGTCCTCTGAGCTCATCTCTGTCCCAAAATGGCTGCCCATGGCTGCCATGCACCCTGTTGATTACTACTCCACCTACACCAAAAACTGCAGTGGTGTGTTCACTGAGGATGAAGTCAGAAGCATTCGGGCCTTCTATTATGCCATGTGTGCTGAAGCAGATGCCATGCTGG GCCAGGTGATTTCAGCTCTGAGAGAAACTGGGCTGCTTAATAACACCGTTCTGATCTTTACGGCTGACCATGGAGAGCTGGCCATGGAGCACCGGCAGTTTTATAAGATGTCGATGTTTGAGGGCAGTTCCCATGTTCCCCTGATGATCATGGGGCCTGGGCTGATGTCTGGCCAACAGGTCAGCCAGCTTGTGTCTTTGGTGGATCTCTATCCCACCATGCTGG ATATTGCTGGCATTTCAGCAGTAGGTAATCTCAGTGGccactccctccttcctctgctgtcCAAGTACAGTGCTTTTTCCCAGAAGCAACGTCCAGACTGGGTACTGAGTGAATATCATGGTTGTAATGTCAATGCCTCTACATACATGCTGAGAAGTGGCAGGTGGAAATACATCACATACGCAGATGGCCTTAGTGTCCCTCCCCAGCTTTTTG ACCTTAAACTGGACAAGGAAGAACTTTACAATGTGGTTCTTAAATTCCCAGATGTGCAGATGCATCTGGACAAGCTATTGCGTAGCATTGTAGACTATCCAAAAGTCTCTACAACTGTCCACCTCTATAATAAAAAAGCATTTGGTGCCTGGCGAGATAGTCTGGGAGGAAACTACAGCCAGGTCATTGCTAATCTCAGGTGGCATGTAGATTGGCAAAAAGATGTGTTAGCCAATGAGAGAGCTATTGACAGGTGGCTTTATGGCTCTTCGTGA